One stretch of Pseudoalteromonas shioyasakiensis DNA includes these proteins:
- the fre gene encoding NAD(P)H-flavin reductase — protein sequence MQTLLADVVAISPLTDHVHKVILKPQQPVSFEAGQYMQLVLGEKDKRAFSIASRPSQTDQIELHIGAAGADSYAMQALDHLRQAHTEQQQVNVEVGLGISQLRVEGERPIILLAGGTGFSYAKSMADHLAEIGCERPVLFYWGVREQAALYAHDEMQAWANSNPHFQYIPVVENAPQSWTGKTGYVHKAVMEDIVSLEPYDIYMAGRFDMIGVVRDDFINHGAVRENMYADAFAFIK from the coding sequence ATGCAAACATTACTCGCTGACGTGGTTGCGATCAGCCCGCTTACAGACCACGTACATAAGGTCATTTTGAAACCACAGCAACCTGTGTCATTCGAGGCAGGCCAATATATGCAACTAGTATTAGGCGAAAAAGATAAGCGTGCCTTTTCTATTGCAAGTCGCCCGTCGCAAACTGACCAAATTGAACTACACATTGGTGCCGCGGGTGCTGATTCGTATGCAATGCAAGCGCTTGATCATTTACGTCAAGCACATACAGAGCAACAGCAAGTTAATGTTGAAGTGGGCTTAGGTATATCACAGTTGCGAGTTGAGGGTGAGCGCCCAATTATTCTACTTGCTGGCGGTACTGGTTTTTCTTATGCCAAATCAATGGCTGATCACCTTGCTGAAATTGGCTGTGAGCGTCCTGTATTATTTTACTGGGGTGTACGTGAGCAAGCTGCACTTTATGCACATGATGAAATGCAAGCATGGGCAAACAGCAACCCACATTTCCAATATATTCCTGTGGTTGAAAATGCACCGCAAAGCTGGACAGGTAAAACCGGTTACGTCCACAAAGCCGTTATGGAAGATATCGTGTCTTTAGAACCATACGATATTTACATGGCAGGCCGCTTCGACATGATTGGCGTGGTTCGCGATGATTTTATCAATCATGGTGCGGTACGTGAGAACATGTACGCCGACGCATTTGCATTCATTAAATAA
- a CDS encoding DUF808 domain-containing protein: MAGTNLLTLLDDITTLLDDIATMSKVATKKTAGVLGDDLALNAQQVTGVTADRELPVVWAVAKGSFINKAILVPAALLISVWLPWLITPLLMVGGLFLCFEGAEKIIEKLFGHAQQKVETLAEQLDLQEYEKQKVKGAIRTDFILSAEIIVITLGTVTGATLVNQALVLSVIAIIMTIGVYGLVAGIVKLDDAGLYLLQKAQQSGGKFKELVGKFLLASAPKLMRFLAFAGTVAMFLVGGGILVHGIPVLHHAQQGSAEFVTGLLGKTGELATPIIFDGLLGVVAGIIVVLVVEFWHKIRH; encoded by the coding sequence ATGGCAGGCACTAATTTACTAACCTTACTTGATGATATTACAACACTTTTAGACGATATTGCGACGATGAGTAAAGTCGCAACAAAAAAAACAGCAGGGGTGTTAGGTGATGACCTCGCTCTGAATGCTCAGCAAGTCACTGGGGTAACCGCCGATAGAGAGTTGCCCGTGGTTTGGGCTGTAGCAAAAGGCTCGTTTATTAATAAAGCCATCTTAGTGCCGGCAGCGTTATTGATTAGTGTTTGGTTGCCTTGGTTAATCACTCCGCTGTTAATGGTTGGCGGGCTGTTTTTGTGCTTTGAAGGTGCAGAGAAAATTATCGAAAAGCTGTTTGGTCATGCTCAACAAAAAGTTGAAACTTTGGCTGAACAACTGGACTTACAAGAATACGAAAAGCAAAAAGTGAAAGGGGCAATCCGCACCGATTTTATCCTCTCTGCAGAAATTATCGTGATAACTTTAGGTACAGTTACTGGTGCAACGCTGGTTAATCAAGCTTTAGTGCTAAGTGTAATTGCAATTATCATGACCATTGGTGTGTATGGGTTAGTTGCAGGGATTGTTAAACTTGATGATGCTGGTTTGTATCTACTGCAAAAAGCGCAGCAAAGTGGTGGTAAATTTAAAGAGCTAGTGGGTAAGTTTTTACTTGCGTCAGCACCTAAGTTAATGCGCTTTTTAGCCTTTGCAGGAACGGTAGCTATGTTTTTAGTTGGCGGAGGCATATTGGTACATGGCATCCCCGTTTTGCATCACGCCCAACAGGGTAGCGCTGAGTTTGTAACAGGTTTACTTGGTAAAACAGGTGAGTTGGCTACGCCAATTATATTTGATGGTTTATTGGGCGTTGTTGCCGGAATTATCGTTGTGTTAGTGGTTGAATTTTGGCATAAAATTCGTCATTAG
- the add gene encoding adenosine deaminase: MINNKLPLLDIHRHLDGNVRPQTILELGRQFNLELPADNIEALIPHVQVIDPEPNLMAFLQKLDWGVKVLGDYDACRRIAIENVEDAIAQNLDYVELRFSPYYMAQSQGLHPQGVVEAVVDGVKSACQNAPIKANLIGIMSRTYGTKICQQELDALLAFKNDLVAVDLAGDEIGFPGELFVDHFKQVHDAYLAATIHAGEARGSESIWQAINELGATRIGHGVKAIEDAALMDYLRDKRIGIESCLTSNIQTSTVAELTKHPLKTFLDHGILASINTDDPAVEGIEIAYEYQVAAPAAGLSQADMEKAQANALEIAYLSDADKATLKQLAANR, encoded by the coding sequence ATGATCAATAACAAACTTCCATTGCTTGATATTCACCGTCATCTAGATGGTAATGTTCGCCCACAAACGATCTTAGAACTTGGTCGTCAGTTCAACCTAGAATTACCAGCTGATAACATTGAAGCGCTTATTCCACACGTACAGGTTATCGACCCTGAACCTAATCTAATGGCATTTTTGCAAAAGTTAGATTGGGGTGTAAAAGTATTGGGTGATTACGATGCATGTCGTCGTATTGCTATCGAGAACGTTGAAGATGCTATTGCCCAAAACCTCGATTACGTAGAGCTTCGTTTTAGTCCATATTATATGGCGCAAAGCCAAGGTCTACACCCGCAAGGTGTTGTCGAAGCGGTAGTTGATGGTGTTAAAAGTGCGTGTCAAAACGCACCAATTAAAGCCAACCTAATTGGCATTATGTCGCGTACTTATGGTACTAAAATTTGTCAGCAAGAGCTTGATGCTCTGCTTGCTTTTAAAAATGATTTAGTGGCTGTTGATTTAGCTGGCGATGAAATTGGTTTTCCTGGTGAGTTATTTGTTGATCACTTTAAGCAAGTTCATGATGCATACTTAGCTGCCACTATTCACGCTGGTGAAGCGCGAGGTAGCGAAAGCATTTGGCAGGCAATTAACGAGCTTGGTGCAACGCGTATTGGTCATGGTGTAAAAGCGATTGAAGATGCTGCGCTAATGGATTACTTACGTGATAAGCGCATTGGTATTGAGTCTTGCTTAACCAGTAACATTCAAACCAGTACTGTTGCTGAGCTTACAAAGCACCCGTTAAAAACCTTCTTAGACCATGGTATTTTGGCATCAATTAATACTGATGATCCAGCAGTTGAAGGTATTGAAATAGCGTATGAGTATCAAGTAGCAGCACCTGCGGCAGGTTTAAGCCAAGCCGATATGGAAAAAGCACAAGCTAATGCGCTTGAAATTGCTTATTTAAGCGATGCAGATAAAGCTACTTTAAAACAGTTAGCTGCTAATCGTTAA
- the ubiD gene encoding 4-hydroxy-3-polyprenylbenzoate decarboxylase yields the protein MKYKDLREFIELLEQKGELKRIKQEIDPYLEMTEIADRTLRAEGPALLFENPKGHTIPVLANLFGTPKRVAMGMGQDDVSELREVGKLLAFLKEPEPPKGIKEALGQIPVFKQVLNMPAKEVKKAPCQQVILEGDNVDLTKLPIQHCWPGDAAPLITWGLTVTKGPYKKRQNLGIYRQQLLGKNKIIMRWLSHRGGALDFREWCKEHPGEPYPVSVALGADPATILGAVTPVPDTLSEYAFAGLLRGSKTEVVKSISNDLQVPATAEFVLEGYIMPGETAPEGPYGDHTGYYNEVDEFPVMTVTHITHRENPIYHSTYTGRPPDEPAVLGVALNEVFVPILQKQFPEIVDFYLPPEGCSYRMAVVTMKKQYPGHAKRVMMGVWSFLRQFMYTKFVIVCDDDVNARDWNDVIWAITTRMDPARDTTMIENTPIDYLDFASPVSGLGSKMGMDATNKWPGETDREWGEPIVMDPKIKERVDELWDSLDIL from the coding sequence ATGAAATACAAAGATCTTCGCGAATTTATCGAGTTATTAGAACAAAAAGGTGAACTAAAACGGATCAAACAAGAAATTGATCCTTACCTTGAAATGACCGAAATTGCCGACCGCACGTTACGTGCCGAAGGCCCAGCTCTGTTATTCGAAAACCCTAAAGGCCACACTATTCCCGTTCTTGCCAACCTTTTTGGTACACCCAAACGCGTTGCCATGGGTATGGGACAAGATGATGTTAGTGAACTGCGCGAAGTCGGTAAGTTATTAGCTTTTCTAAAAGAGCCTGAGCCACCTAAAGGCATTAAAGAGGCATTAGGGCAAATTCCAGTATTCAAACAAGTATTGAATATGCCTGCAAAAGAAGTAAAAAAAGCGCCTTGTCAGCAAGTCATACTTGAAGGTGATAATGTCGACTTAACCAAGCTGCCTATCCAACATTGCTGGCCGGGTGATGCAGCCCCATTGATTACATGGGGCTTAACGGTTACCAAAGGGCCTTATAAAAAGCGTCAAAACTTAGGTATTTACCGTCAGCAGCTACTGGGTAAAAACAAAATTATTATGCGTTGGTTATCGCATCGCGGTGGCGCATTAGATTTTCGTGAATGGTGTAAAGAGCACCCTGGTGAACCCTACCCAGTGTCTGTGGCATTAGGTGCTGATCCTGCGACAATCTTAGGCGCTGTAACACCAGTCCCTGATACCCTAAGTGAATATGCGTTTGCTGGTTTACTACGCGGTAGTAAAACTGAAGTTGTTAAATCGATTTCAAATGACCTACAAGTGCCAGCTACCGCAGAGTTCGTGCTTGAAGGTTATATTATGCCGGGTGAAACAGCCCCTGAGGGCCCTTATGGCGATCACACAGGTTACTACAACGAAGTAGACGAGTTTCCGGTGATGACGGTCACTCACATTACACATCGTGAAAATCCAATTTATCACAGCACTTACACTGGCCGCCCACCAGATGAGCCAGCAGTACTCGGGGTTGCATTGAACGAAGTGTTCGTGCCAATTCTGCAAAAGCAGTTCCCTGAAATTGTAGATTTTTATCTACCGCCTGAAGGCTGCTCTTATCGCATGGCTGTGGTCACGATGAAGAAACAATACCCAGGTCATGCCAAGCGCGTAATGATGGGTGTGTGGTCTTTCTTGCGTCAATTTATGTATACCAAGTTCGTGATCGTTTGCGATGATGATGTAAATGCACGCGACTGGAACGACGTGATATGGGCAATCACCACACGTATGGACCCTGCTCGTGATACGACAATGATCGAAAACACACCAATTGATTATTTAGATTTTGCATCGCCAGTATCTGGCCTTGGCTCAAAGATGGGCATGGATGCGACTAATAAATGGCCTGGTGAAACAGACCGCGAATGGGGTGAACCCATTGTCATGGACCCAAAAATCAAAGAACGTGTTGATGAATTATGGGACAGCTTAGATATTCTCTAG
- a CDS encoding uroporphyrinogen-III synthase, whose product MHILITRPEGKGTELALELQQAGYQTTQCPVLTLDYLTVNSSELAPLENADKVIFISQDAVHALLKLTPTINKAAQLYAVGQQTADAVYEAFGRRAAVPKKHDSEGLLELKTLQDVELSNIVLVKGVGGRTTIAKTLKQRGALLNQLVVYKRSAIESEPGKWMDHWQTVDVEGIVITSNAAVDAIFNGLNEPQLTWLKERQFFVASERIADYLKQQKVARTQIHIAAGASDSAMFTCINQQGSKMSEAESKQPAKPVTAQPDKKAQTVNTGTKAPVQAKKGISKSGSLALLISLLVASTVGYEFYHKLNSDQQSAVAFTELTDENQRLQQQIDALKSAQQTLQHSLYNSEQKVSEALNESAEQTQQQLQAALKRAEQQTFTLNPQEVTSLQRMAEFKLWAEHDYQGAAAVLSRLDSLLAEHPGTGAIRQAIHQDLQTLNAIEPVAVEAIYLKLHGINQKVDELVFNAISLPEEVVKEDPNQLSENVSEWRQNLAKSWQQFKDFFVEVRTREDMVIAPFLSEQERHLVKQRLSLYLAQAQDAVLSKQSSVYFSAVDAAHSLVKDYFKQDDAQTKAALKSLAELSKEQLDFSPKVSLQSTEQVKEWAQ is encoded by the coding sequence ATGCATATTTTGATAACTCGTCCAGAAGGAAAAGGCACTGAGCTTGCTCTTGAGCTTCAGCAGGCGGGTTATCAAACAACCCAATGTCCAGTCCTTACCTTAGATTACCTCACGGTTAATAGTAGTGAGCTTGCGCCGCTAGAAAATGCCGATAAAGTTATTTTTATCTCGCAAGATGCCGTACATGCCTTGTTAAAACTCACACCAACAATTAACAAAGCAGCCCAACTTTATGCGGTTGGTCAGCAAACTGCTGATGCGGTTTATGAGGCGTTTGGACGTCGAGCTGCTGTGCCAAAAAAACATGATTCAGAAGGTCTGCTCGAGCTAAAAACGCTGCAAGATGTAGAGCTGAGTAACATTGTATTAGTGAAAGGTGTAGGCGGGCGCACGACGATAGCGAAAACCTTAAAACAACGTGGTGCTTTATTGAATCAGTTGGTTGTTTACAAGCGTAGCGCAATTGAGAGCGAGCCTGGTAAGTGGATGGACCACTGGCAAACAGTTGATGTAGAAGGTATAGTCATTACTAGTAATGCAGCGGTGGATGCCATTTTTAATGGCTTAAATGAGCCTCAGCTTACATGGTTGAAAGAGCGACAATTTTTCGTTGCTAGTGAGCGTATCGCTGACTATTTAAAGCAACAAAAGGTCGCAAGAACACAGATACATATTGCTGCAGGGGCGAGCGATAGCGCTATGTTCACCTGCATTAATCAGCAAGGTAGCAAAATGAGTGAAGCAGAATCAAAACAACCCGCAAAGCCAGTGACTGCACAGCCAGATAAAAAAGCGCAAACGGTAAATACTGGGACGAAAGCGCCTGTGCAAGCAAAAAAAGGTATCAGCAAATCAGGTAGCTTAGCGTTACTTATTTCACTTTTAGTGGCTTCTACTGTTGGCTATGAGTTTTATCACAAATTAAATAGTGATCAGCAATCAGCTGTTGCATTTACTGAGCTGACAGATGAAAACCAACGCTTACAACAGCAGATTGATGCATTAAAAAGTGCGCAGCAAACATTACAACATTCGCTTTATAACAGTGAACAAAAAGTCTCTGAGGCGCTAAATGAAAGTGCTGAGCAAACTCAGCAGCAATTACAAGCGGCTTTAAAGCGCGCTGAGCAGCAAACTTTCACGCTTAATCCGCAAGAGGTTACAAGCCTGCAACGTATGGCCGAGTTTAAATTGTGGGCAGAGCACGATTACCAAGGAGCTGCCGCTGTGCTATCTCGCTTAGATAGCTTGCTAGCAGAACACCCGGGTACAGGAGCTATTCGCCAAGCAATTCACCAAGACTTGCAAACCTTGAACGCCATAGAGCCTGTTGCAGTTGAAGCAATTTATTTAAAACTGCATGGCATTAATCAAAAAGTTGATGAACTAGTATTTAATGCTATTTCACTACCTGAAGAAGTCGTCAAAGAAGATCCAAATCAATTGAGCGAAAATGTCAGTGAATGGCGTCAGAACCTTGCGAAATCATGGCAGCAGTTTAAAGACTTCTTTGTAGAAGTACGCACACGTGAAGATATGGTTATCGCACCATTTTTAAGTGAGCAAGAGCGCCACTTAGTTAAACAGCGCTTAAGCTTATACTTAGCTCAAGCGCAAGATGCTGTATTAAGTAAACAAAGCAGTGTGTATTTTAGCGCTGTTGATGCTGCACATAGCTTGGTAAAAGATTACTTTAAGCAAGATGATGCGCAAACAAAAGCGGCATTAAAAAGCCTCGCTGAGCTTTCAAAAGAGCAACTTGATTTCAGCCCAAAAGTGTCACTGCAAAGTACTGAGCAGGTGAAGGAGTGGGCACAATGA
- a CDS encoding heme biosynthesis protein HemY: protein MIRFLLIIIAIAVCLGIAPFFIDQKGYVLIAFNKTTIEGTIWGVTALLLLALTAIYVLYKLVRYLWSLYSHTRHRFFARSEERKQAAIEQGVWSLINNDYAELELALDNNSVADQWTDIRYALLAKAALASNENEKAISYLDNISQNNQLKVAKLWIASGETSTIFADLKASAERKKATRLELKMYAHVLVQEQKWAALNDFMPRLLRKKALSEQEWQQLFDRYFAAQSSEDLTARYEQLAKNLKPHAEVSYLAAMAKAGELNKIELSLIKMVKKPLQHKDLARILRTSGPGNALKLQASLQDVLKKDTENTDLLLALACLANAHGEYDLAARVFDKALNADNRNAYLQQAVLSYSKSAQPEKALVLYQ, encoded by the coding sequence ATGATCCGCTTTTTATTAATCATTATTGCGATAGCCGTCTGTTTGGGAATTGCCCCCTTTTTTATTGATCAAAAGGGTTATGTATTAATTGCCTTTAATAAAACAACCATTGAAGGCACTATTTGGGGCGTTACAGCACTCTTACTGTTAGCACTTACTGCAATATATGTGCTTTATAAACTAGTTCGTTATTTATGGTCTTTGTATAGCCACACACGCCATCGCTTTTTTGCTCGTAGTGAAGAACGTAAACAAGCGGCTATTGAGCAAGGTGTATGGAGCTTAATAAATAACGATTATGCAGAGCTGGAGCTAGCCCTTGATAATAACAGTGTTGCAGACCAGTGGACCGATATACGTTATGCGCTTCTTGCTAAAGCGGCATTAGCGAGTAATGAGAACGAAAAGGCGATTAGCTACCTTGATAACATAAGTCAAAATAATCAACTAAAAGTGGCTAAGTTATGGATTGCCAGCGGTGAAACCAGCACTATTTTTGCTGATCTAAAAGCCTCAGCTGAACGCAAAAAAGCTACTCGTTTAGAGCTCAAAATGTATGCCCATGTTTTAGTGCAAGAGCAAAAATGGGCTGCACTTAATGACTTCATGCCTCGCTTATTACGCAAAAAAGCACTTTCAGAGCAGGAATGGCAGCAACTGTTTGATCGCTACTTTGCAGCGCAGTCAAGCGAGGATTTAACTGCGCGCTATGAGCAATTAGCGAAAAACCTTAAACCACACGCTGAAGTAAGTTATTTGGCAGCGATGGCAAAGGCAGGCGAATTAAATAAAATAGAGTTAAGCTTAATTAAAATGGTTAAAAAACCGCTGCAGCATAAAGATTTAGCACGTATTTTACGTACCAGTGGCCCTGGCAATGCACTCAAGCTGCAAGCAAGTTTGCAAGATGTATTGAAAAAAGACACCGAGAATACAGATTTACTTCTAGCCCTAGCATGTTTAGCGAATGCTCATGGTGAGTACGATTTAGCTGCGCGGGTGTTTGATAAAGCACTTAATGCTGATAATCGTAATGCCTATTTGCAGCAAGCTGTACTCAGTTATAGTAAAAGTGCCCAGCCAGAAAAAGCATTGGTACTCTATCAATAA
- a CDS encoding CBS domain-containing protein translates to MLNTKVQDFMQRKLPHITPETEMTTAISELQKFKLLGAPVFDDNKSLVGFISEQELLQPLMQNSYFCDGVVKVKQLMRTDVVTVSSDQNIIELADGMQTGKPKNYPVIEDGKVVGMISRGDVLKALYENYVSCQEHQV, encoded by the coding sequence ATGCTAAATACAAAAGTACAAGACTTTATGCAACGTAAGTTGCCACACATTACGCCTGAAACTGAAATGACCACCGCGATTAGCGAGCTACAAAAGTTTAAATTACTAGGCGCACCAGTATTCGATGACAACAAAAGCCTAGTTGGCTTTATTTCTGAACAAGAGCTGCTACAACCGCTTATGCAAAACAGTTATTTCTGCGATGGCGTGGTAAAGGTAAAACAACTAATGCGCACCGATGTTGTCACGGTGAGTAGCGATCAAAACATCATTGAGCTGGCAGATGGTATGCAAACTGGTAAGCCAAAAAATTACCCGGTTATTGAGGATGGTAAGGTTGTTGGCATGATCAGCCGAGGAGATGTGCTCAAGGCATTGTATGAAAACTATGTCTCATGCCAAGAGCACCAAGTATAA
- a CDS encoding CHASE domain-containing protein, which translates to MKNLFTLTISIALAYFLTGYLSNSLLAIDGYAVAAWPPSGIALASILLFRNRALPGVLLGAFFVNLIHLDKATDIFHWQMMLQAIGVTTASTFQAWLAYYIIIHVAKRPIELSSLKQSVLGLMIGGPLCSLIAASIGTGLLVINNVIPSYAALNNFIAWWIGDSIGVLIFTPLVLAAFSYHHTRQRLQIIVPSLLIYMVICVSFYGAASVKKDKDLQRQQAKVSAIHTNLEHQVDEIKSHLALLATFFASSDAVDFDEFKRFTARQLQYSEEILAFEWAPKVIHSQLTNYQNLLRDELGTHYYVKEKNAAGQWQPVSKRAVYFPVQYVHPLEGNQPAQGFDLASNELRKQALTDSRLIKNVTVSEPITLMQGDGSEKGVLFFNPVYSDINHQVGFRGYVVAVVNLEVLARTLNFNQNTEIDASFFDVTDGSNPVEIYSPHRVGTTAIASFNFIIGERVWQVKLWESVAQSSWLSYWLAQIVGMLFVWLLITFLISVTGTNIQIRQQVAKQTQSLREEKQKADKASQIKSEFLANMSHEIRTPINGIKGLHYLAMQEQDWQQARSYIDQADGALNVLLRVINDVLDFSKIEAGRLELHQEPIDVNALVSELTNLLQFELNSRSLEFRVEFDASEHLLIHTDPIRLKQILLNLLNNAVKFTQEGTITVRIWQQGEFTYFSVIDTGIGISKEAQQRLFKPFSQADSSTSRRFGGTGLGLSICQKLIVMMGGEISLSSTEGQGSTFTISLPFESPLEEVVHSDDELADIDVTTVSFADDAILLVEDNPLNQHVASSILKTKGCQPDIAKDGREAIKMISEKSYDLVLMDIQMPNMDGLEATKVIRNELLITDLPIIGLSANAQDDDQKKGLASGMNGYLTKPIDADKLFKTLWHFLHNDSGH; encoded by the coding sequence TTGAAGAACTTATTTACACTGACCATAAGTATCGCACTTGCTTACTTTCTTACAGGGTATTTAAGTAATTCTTTGCTGGCGATTGATGGTTATGCGGTTGCTGCATGGCCGCCTTCAGGTATTGCTCTTGCCAGTATCTTGCTATTTCGAAATCGTGCCCTACCAGGAGTTTTGCTAGGGGCGTTCTTTGTAAACCTCATTCACCTTGATAAAGCCACTGATATTTTCCATTGGCAAATGATGCTGCAGGCTATTGGTGTAACAACAGCATCAACATTCCAAGCTTGGCTCGCCTATTACATAATTATTCATGTAGCTAAGCGCCCGATTGAATTATCGTCATTAAAACAAAGTGTGCTTGGCTTAATGATTGGCGGCCCTTTGTGTAGCTTGATTGCGGCATCAATTGGCACAGGTTTATTGGTCATAAATAATGTTATTCCGAGTTATGCGGCACTTAATAATTTTATTGCATGGTGGATTGGTGACAGTATTGGAGTGCTGATTTTCACGCCATTAGTTTTAGCTGCATTTAGTTACCATCATACTCGCCAGCGGCTACAAATAATTGTGCCGTCGCTATTAATCTATATGGTTATTTGTGTCAGTTTTTATGGCGCAGCCAGTGTAAAAAAAGATAAAGACTTACAGCGCCAGCAAGCCAAAGTCAGTGCGATTCATACTAATCTTGAGCACCAAGTTGATGAAATTAAGTCACACTTAGCTTTATTAGCGACCTTTTTTGCTAGTAGCGATGCAGTTGATTTTGATGAATTTAAGCGCTTTACAGCACGTCAATTGCAATACAGTGAAGAGATACTTGCCTTTGAATGGGCGCCAAAGGTTATTCACTCGCAACTAACTAATTATCAAAATCTACTGCGTGATGAACTAGGCACCCACTATTACGTGAAAGAAAAAAATGCTGCAGGGCAATGGCAGCCGGTGAGTAAGCGAGCGGTGTATTTTCCGGTGCAATATGTTCACCCTTTAGAGGGCAACCAACCCGCTCAAGGTTTTGATTTGGCCTCAAACGAATTACGTAAACAAGCGCTTACAGACTCTCGGTTAATTAAAAATGTCACTGTGAGTGAACCAATCACCCTTATGCAAGGAGATGGCAGCGAAAAGGGCGTTTTGTTCTTTAACCCTGTTTATTCAGACATTAACCATCAAGTAGGTTTTAGAGGTTATGTTGTTGCTGTGGTCAATCTGGAAGTGTTGGCGCGAACACTTAACTTTAATCAAAACACCGAGATTGATGCCAGTTTTTTTGATGTTACCGATGGTAGTAACCCTGTTGAAATTTACAGCCCTCATCGTGTTGGCACTACAGCAATCGCAAGCTTTAATTTTATTATTGGTGAGCGTGTTTGGCAGGTGAAACTATGGGAATCAGTAGCCCAGTCATCTTGGCTGTCTTATTGGCTTGCGCAAATTGTCGGAATGCTGTTTGTGTGGTTATTGATTACCTTTTTGATATCGGTAACAGGCACTAATATTCAAATTCGTCAGCAAGTAGCAAAGCAAACCCAAAGCCTTCGCGAAGAAAAACAAAAAGCCGATAAAGCTAGCCAAATTAAAAGTGAGTTCTTAGCTAATATGAGCCACGAAATACGCACGCCTATTAATGGTATTAAGGGGCTGCATTACTTAGCAATGCAAGAGCAAGATTGGCAACAAGCGCGTAGTTATATCGATCAAGCAGACGGTGCATTGAATGTTCTATTACGGGTGATAAATGATGTTTTAGATTTTTCTAAAATTGAAGCAGGGCGTCTGGAGTTACATCAAGAGCCTATTGATGTGAATGCGCTTGTGAGTGAATTAACGAACTTACTGCAGTTTGAGCTTAACTCTCGCTCTTTAGAATTTAGAGTTGAGTTTGATGCTTCTGAACACCTACTGATCCATACCGATCCAATCCGTTTAAAACAAATATTATTGAATCTGTTAAATAATGCGGTGAAGTTCACTCAAGAGGGAACGATTACAGTGCGGATTTGGCAGCAGGGTGAATTTACTTACTTTAGTGTTATTGATACAGGTATTGGCATCAGTAAAGAGGCCCAGCAGCGCCTGTTTAAACCATTCTCACAAGCTGATAGCTCAACCTCTCGTCGCTTCGGTGGTACAGGTTTAGGCTTGAGTATTTGCCAAAAACTCATTGTTATGATGGGAGGCGAGATAAGCCTCAGTAGTACTGAGGGACAAGGCTCAACATTTACAATTTCGCTGCCATTTGAGTCTCCTCTTGAAGAGGTGGTTCATAGTGATGATGAGTTAGCTGATATAGATGTGACTACTGTTTCATTTGCCGATGATGCAATTCTATTGGTTGAAGATAACCCGTTGAATCAACATGTGGCGAGTTCTATTTTAAAAACCAAAGGCTGCCAACCTGATATTGCTAAAGATGGCCGCGAGGCTATTAAGATGATCAGTGAAAAAAGCTATGACCTTGTGCTCATGGATATTCAAATGCCGAATATGGATGGCTTAGAAGCAACCAAAGTTATTCGCAATGAGTTGCTGATCACTGATTTACCGATCATTGGCTTATCGGCAAATGCCCAAGATGATGACCAAAAGAAAGGCTTAGCCAGTGGTATGAATGGTTATTTAACGAAGCCAATTGATGCTGATAAACTTTTTAAAACTTTGTGGCATTTCTTGCATAATGATAGCGGTCATTAA
- a CDS encoding MliC family protein, whose amino-acid sequence MIKPLLSGLALVTLCACAEQSAPSNYLCDGTLSASIVENNDEEARLTFKDNEFLLNRQVSGSGVNYSADNVLFWSKGDEAMLILKGKKYQCSLIKQ is encoded by the coding sequence ATGATTAAACCACTTCTCTCGGGGCTCGCTTTAGTTACCTTGTGCGCGTGTGCTGAGCAAAGTGCACCAAGCAATTATCTGTGCGATGGGACCCTTAGTGCCAGTATTGTTGAAAACAATGATGAGGAAGCAAGATTGACATTTAAGGACAATGAATTTTTACTCAATCGCCAAGTAAGTGGCTCAGGAGTTAACTACAGTGCCGATAATGTGCTGTTTTGGTCTAAAGGCGATGAAGCTATGCTGATTTTAAAAGGTAAAAAGTACCAATGTAGCTTAATTAAGCAATAG